A stretch of Physeter macrocephalus isolate SW-GA chromosome 1, ASM283717v5, whole genome shotgun sequence DNA encodes these proteins:
- the LOC102993729 gene encoding LOW QUALITY PROTEIN: craniofacial development protein 1-like (The sequence of the model RefSeq protein was modified relative to this genomic sequence to represent the inferred CDS: inserted 1 base in 1 codon; substituted 1 base at 1 genomic stop codon) — protein sequence MEEFDSEDFSTSEEDEDYLPSGGEYSEDDVNELVKEDEVDGEEQTQRTKGRKRKAQSILSRKTKQGGLSLEKDGEDANXESGGSSSEEEDAAAEQEKGVESEDARKKKEDELXASFLNDIGLKSKVPPCTQVKRGKEAEETSSSKLLVKAEALEKPKETEKVKITKVFDFAGEEVRVTKEVDATSKEAKSCFKQNEKEKPQANVPSALLSLPAGSGLKRSRGMSRLLGKIGAKKQKMSTLEKSELDWESFKEEEGIGEELAIHNRGKEGYIERKAFLDRVDHRQFEIE from the exons ATGGAGGAATTCGACTCTGAAGACTTCTCCACCTCGGAGGAGGACGAAGACTACCTGCCATCTGGTGGAGAGTATAGTGAAGATGATGTAAATGAATTAGTGAAGGAAGATGAAGTGGATGGTGAAGAGCAGACACAGAGaaccaaagggagaaaaagaaaggctcagAGCATTCTGTCCAGGAAGACAAAACAAGGTGGCCTCTCATTAGAAAAGGACGGGGAGGATGCCA GGGAATCTGGAGGAAGTAGTAGTGAGGAGGAGGATGCAGCTGCAGAGCAAGAAAAAGGCGTTGAGTCAGAGGAtgcaaggaaaaagaaggaagatgaacTATAGGCCAGCTTCCTCAATGACATAGGACTAAAATCAAAAGTGCCTCCGTGTACACAAgttaaaagaggaaaggaggctgaAGAGACAAGTTCAAGTAAATTGTTGGTCAAAGCAGAAGCGCTAGAGAAacctaaagaaacagaaaaagttaaaatcaCCAAGGTGTTTGATTTTGCTGGTGAAGAAGTCAGGGTGACTAAGGAAGTGGATGCTACATCTAAAGAAGCCAAATCCTGcttcaagcaaaatgagaaagaaaaaccccaGGCTAATGTCCCTTCAGCTCTACTGTCACTTCCTGCTGGGTCAGGGTTAAAAAGATCAAGGGGCATGAGCAGACTTTTGGGGAAAATAGGAGCCAAGAAGCAGAAGATGAGCACCCTAGAGAAGTCCGAGCTGGACTGGGAGAGCTTCAAGGAGGAAGAGGGCATTGGCGAAGAGCTAGCCATCCACAATcgagggaaggaggggtacaTTGAACGGAAAGCTTTTCTAGACCGAGTGGATCACAGGCAGTTTGAAATCGAGTGA